The DNA window AAAACATACTTTGGGTTATTTGCTTTACTAAAATCATCAAATAGCTTTCGGTAGATAGTTAGGTTGGGGGCAACTATCAAAAAGTGCTGGATGTTATAAACCAAGTATAAATACGCTACAAAAGCACCCATTAATCTGGTTTTACCCACTCCAGTGGCCAGAGCGAAAGTGTAAGCGGGGAATTTTCGCTCAAATTCCTCAAACCCGCGCGCTTCAGGGACAGTGCTAAAATATTCTCTGCTTGTTTCCAATATTTCAGCAGTATCGCCTCGATTCGTTTTCTTCATGCGGGCTAACACCCTTTGCCCAGCTTCTGATTGTAAGTAATTAGCAAATATCTCTAAACTTTTGAGCTGCGGATCGCGCAGGCTCATTGCATTGTTGATATATACAAGTGCTTCTTGTGGAGTCATGGCCTAGTCGCTTTCCTCATCATTTTCTAATTCTTCCATAGCTGTTTCCTTAATTGGCAGTAAGTATTCTTTCTTGCCAAAATGACAGGCTTTCAGCACTGATTGTGGAATCTTCTTGATCGTAATTCGACTATCAATTTTTTCCGCGCCGGGCTCAAACTTCTTGGGACAAATAATCAATGATTCGCCATCGGAAAGATGGCCCACAATCTGTTGAACCATTCCGCATGTTAAGAGTTGGGTTGTGACATAAAGGTAGTTCTTACCTTGGCCCATACCGTGTTTCCAATATTCAGTTTGGCTTGGCTGATAAGTGAAATTCATCAGCTTGCACATGGCTTTAATAAGCTTTGTATCGTTGTAATAATCGTCAATTATTGGGTTACCAAACTCATCTTTGATGATAAAACTTGGGGCTAACTCATAGAATTTGTATGCACCTCCACCTTGCCATTCTAAGGTTTTACTGATACCACCTTGATCTAGACCGCTAATGACCTTATCTAATCTTACCTTGCAGTGTGTGAATGCATGATCGCCCATTTCAATTCCAAGATATCTACGTCTCATTTTATGTGCGACAGCGCATGTTGTACCAGAGCCCAGGAAAGAATCTAGTACGATATCATCCTCATTTGTAGACATTCGTATTATTCTCTGTAGCAGTGATTCCGGCTTTTTACCGTTTGGGAAAAGTACCCCGCCTTCTTTTGTAACATTAATCCAGCTAAAACCATCCCAGTAGGTACCAATTTTTTCCTTTTTGTATATCTTTCCTTTTAAAAGTGTTGCGGTATCTTTGAGCCAAATCACAAGAACTTTTTGTTTTCCCATAAAAATAATATCTATTTTATTATCTTTATTTCTTCCGGACTTGGGGCTATAAGAAGCAATGAACATATTATTTTCACTATCCGTAGCATCCCAAACTCTGGTTCTGATCGATGTTTGAGCATTTGTTGTGGTAATTATTTTGTCAAAATATTTTATATACACTTCATTCTCAGAAATGCCTTCAAGCTGAGCTATTTGTTTTACGCTTTTTATGTCGTAACTTTTAACTTCGGATATTACTATATCATCGCCGCTTCCGTCCTTAATGATTTTATACGGAACGACATTATCAATCTTATAAAGTACGGAGGTGTATTTAAAACTTTTTTCGTCATCTTTCATTCGAGCAATATAACTCATCAGCTCTGTTTCCTTATAAACAGGTTCAAACGGCAAAAAAGAATTTGTTTCTTTGCAATATACTAATATATATTCAATGTTCTTCTTTAGCCTTATATCTTCACCGCCCCCACTGGCACCGGCACTAACTTTTGAATTCACCGAGATAGTATTGATAAAGTTATTTCTTCCAAAAACTTCATCCATTAATACCCTAAGATACGGTTGCTCAACATCATCAATTTGAATAAAAATAATTCCATCTTCTTTAAGAAGCATCCTCAATAATTCTAGCCTTGGTTTCATCAAGGATAGCCAAGTACTATGCTCTACGCTGTCATCGTAGTACTCAAATGCGTTACCGGTGTTATATGGCGGATCAATATATATACATTTTATTTTACCCTCATATTCAGGGAGTAGAGCTTTTAGTGCGAGAAGATTATCCCCGTGAATAATCATATTCTCGGTATTTGGATCATTGGCACAATTTGAAAGCTCAGGGTTTTCTTCTAAGATTCTTGGCTCGATGTTAGCAATATCGTACTCGGGATTATTTTTCCCAATCCAGGTTAGTTCTAGTTTTTGTTTGTTGTTTGTCATAGCTTTATATTACCTTAAACCGGATGGAAAATAAGGGCGTGAGCGTTGTTTTCTGCTTAAGTTGAGCTTCTACTCTTTCAAGAAGCCCCTCTTTTTTGGTTTCAACCTCATCCTGTGATTGATAAAGTTTCATGCGCATATTGTTCCGTTTCTTTTCAGTGTCTTTAATCTCGCGTTGAAGTTTAACTTTTTCTGCTAGATTTAAGACCTTTTTCGCATTTGTCTTCATTGTTTTTATATCAATATCGAGTCGCTTCAGCTCTATTTCTAAACTTTTTTTCATATCCTCTGCCCATTTATCGAGCTTGTCTACTTCATCTTCAAAGAACTCACCATTACGTTCGGCAATATCAATAGTGAGACCATTTACCTTTTCCTGTTCCAATTGTTGTACTTCTGCATTTACTGTTACTACATTATTCTGGGCAACCTCTGCCTTCAAGGAAAATAGCTTTTTCGCCACATCTTCATCAATTTGAGTCCCATCATCCGTTAGAGCAGTTAATATGAGATTATCTTCGGTTTCAAATGAGCCAATGGTGAGCTCTGATACTTGCAGATAACCAGAAGTGCCTACCAGCTCACTTACTGGGGTAATAATCTGTCCGTGGTTTGAATAATCGAATACGAGTTCGGCGCTGGGTAGATTAATTGCTTTGACTTCACGCAAAATATGCTCGGCCAGTGGATGGCCTGGGCGATAGATATGCGCGTCATCAATATTTTTGCCAATTTTATATGGGCCTTCTTCAATGTCTTCACCGGGGAATGGATTATTTTTTAGTGTAAAAGAGTATTCGCCATCAGCATATATTGCTCTGTTTCCTAAATAGTGCTGTGAAACATCCCAGAGCCACTTTTCATATGTTTCTAGAAAAGCCTTGCTCTCTCGTAAATTGATTTTTAGTTTTTCATGAACATCAGCATCGAAGTTCTCCAGAAGCTTTTCTTTAGCGCCACGCATACCTTCTTGAATCGACTCGTCCATTTCTGTCTGCAGGGCATCAAAAGCAGTGTTTATCTCTACCTCTGTACGGCAAGACTGATATATTGCAGCGATTCGTTTTTCAAAATCTACACCAGATTCAATACTTCCAAGTACTTCATCACTTGCCCCAAATACCCCTTTAAAAAGTTTGAATTTTTGATCAAGAAGTTCGTAAACGCGCTGATCGGCAGCGTTCTTGCGGTTTACAAAATTTACCACAACCACATCGTGCTTTTGGCCATAACGATGACAGCGACCGATTCTTTGCTCAATTCTTTGCGGGTTCCACGGGAGATCATAATTAATAACTAGTGAACAGAATTGTAGGTTAATGCCTTCAGCTGCAGCTTCCGTCGCAATCATTATTTCCGCATCAGATTTGAAATAGTCTACCAGAGCTGCACGTAGGTCTGCGGTCTTTGACCCTGTAATTTTGTCACTATCAGCGTTTTTCTTAAGCCATTCAGCGTAAATATCTTTGGATTTCTGATCATTATTAGAGCCGTTAAATAGCAGTATTTTATCTTTGTAGCCGATATCTGATAGTAAATCCCATAGATATTTTTGAGTGATAGTAGATTCAGTAAAGATTACCGCTTTTTTCTGGGCTCCAAGCGTTGCGGTCATTTCAAAACCTTTTTCTAATGCAATAAGCAGGGATTCTCCTTTGGAATTTTTGAAAATTGCTTTGGCCAAATCTCTAAACTTTTCCAAATCCTTTTTTTCTGTTTTGATATGAGGAATATCTTCAAGCGTGTATTTCTTCTTAGCTTTTCCTTTACCCTCAGGCTCATCTTCCTCATCATCAATCCACTCGTCTGCTGTATCCGCAAGCGCCTCATAATTTTCAGCAAGATCGAACGGGAGTTCATCATTTATAGTCTTGGACTCTTCTCGGATCTCTTCCTCCAATTTTTCAAGTTTATAAACCAGGCCATTCAAGGTGCTGGCAATTGCAAAAGAAGATGAGGCGAGAAGCTTACGCAAAATTAGCGTCATAAGTTGACGTTGGCTGTATGGGAGCGCGTATAGCTTTGGCCGCTGTAAATATTCTGACATACCATCATATAGCTCAATCTCTTGATCGGTAGGCACGTAATCTTGGGTGATTGGCTTGCGATCACGAAAATTTATGTATTCCAAAACCTGACGTCGTAAGGTGCGGATACAGATTGGTCTCAATCTGGCGCGCAAATCAGCGAACATTTCCTGCTTTGGCTCTACTAAACCTAACTCCCCATCGTAAATATCTTGTTCACGGGATACTTTAGCGTAGTTTGCTTTGAAGCTTTCTAGATCACCGAAGATATGGTCATCAATAATACTGGTAAGGCCGTATAGCTCTAATAATGAGTTTTGGAGTGGAGTCGCCGTAAGTAATAATTTGGGATATTCCTGAATTGCGTCCTTAATTTCTCTTGCAATTTTGTTGCTTGTTTTATAGACATTGCGCAGTCGGTGTGCCTCATCGATTACTACCAAGTCGAAAGTTGTCTGGCGGATATACGCTGATTTACCTTTGGCAAAATGGTATGAGCAAATAACAATCGCGTCTTCTTGGCTGAAGGGATTAAGATTGCCGGCTTTTATGATTTGATTAAATGATTTAGTCTCCAGAATTAGTGAGGGTAGAAAGAATTTTTCTTGGAGCTCACTGTTCCACTGCTTTCTAAGGCTTGATGGAACTATTAAAAGTATTTTTCTTTTTCGTTCAGCCCACTTTTGAGATAAAACCAAACCAGCTTCAATGGTTTTCCCCAAACCAACCTCGTCTGCAAGAATTGCTCCTTTTGATAAGGGTGATTTAAAGGCGAACAGAGCGGCCTCTATCTGGTGAGGGTTTAGATCAACCTGTGCGTTTGAAAGCGTAGAAGATAGTTTTTCAAGACTATTTGACGGGCTGCGCTTGGTCAGCTCGTAAGCAAAGTATTTTGCATGATAATCGGTTAATTTCATTTCAAGCTTAATATACTCTTTTTGTTCGTGAATGTTAAATCAGCTTATTCTGGTTAACTACGTCGGTTGTCATAAAATCCAGACGGAGATGGCGACGCCGAGATCTGTATTCCTGATGTAGAAGCGATGCGAGCACCACCATAGTGATGCGTTGAGTATTGCGCAATCTCAACATGTTCAAAATACCCAATTATTTTGCAATTTGAGCTATAGCACCATTTACATATTAACTCCCCAGCTGATGTGCCAGCACTGAATATTATGATGGCCGCGCCGCATGTAAAACACCAAACAATTGGATTAATTTTCATTTTTTTCCTTTCCTTTTAATCTGTCTGACATTTCATTATAAGTGAGTCCGCGGACTATATCCACTTTTTTGCGCTATGTCAATATGCTCTGGCTCGTGGAAGAAAAGTCAAATCAAAAATCTTTTATATAGGTTCCGGATACTCCTCGCGGCCTTGCGGCCGGAGTCGTTAGTTCCTAACGGAACAATCAAGTCCGGAATGACACGAGTAGCGTCTGGAATAATAATTAAATCGATTTTAGGTCTTCAACAATTTCGGGGAAAGTTGGTTGGTCAAAGTGCTTTCGGTTTCTTATGTGTCGCAGGGTAGTATTTCATTGGGACACCATTGTATCGCTCGTTTAATCCCTCGTATATTAATTTCTTTAACGGCTCATAATCAGAATTGTTGTCAATTTGAGCTAAAGCTTTACGATACGCATTCTTATTTTCTTTTTCAATCTTAACCGATATCCCAACAAGCCCATATCTTTCAAGAATTAAGTTAGCAGCTAGCCTAGCAGTTCTCCCGTTTCCCTCAAAAAATGGGTGGATGAATGTAATTTTATGATGAATCCAAGCGGCAACTGTGACTACTTTGTCAATGCATTCTACCAATTCATTACTAATCTCATCAAACCCGATTATTAGTCCTTTGCATTCTGGACCAATGTTATTAATTTTACTAATAAGTTCTGCATCGGCTTGTTTCATAAGACCTGGTATTTTTGTTGGATGCGGTGGTAGATGTTTTGAACCTGAGATTTTGACCTCTTCGGTTCTGAATTGCCCCGCAATTTCAGGCCAGATATTTTTCCATATCTCTTTATGAATAGCGTTTACGGTTTCAAGATTTATTTTCTTGTCAGACCTGGCATATTTTCGCACAAAACCGGCTGCATGAATTACTCCAGCAGCGGCTTTTCGCTCCAGATCCTCTTCATCTTTTGGTCTGGATTGCATAAGTTGCCTTATCTTACTTTAGTGGCAAGTTTATCGAATTCTTTTCGGTCAATTTTACTGCCTTCTAAAGTGCTAGAATAGTACGCATGTTCAATATCCCACGATTTCTCGAGGTCGTTTTTTTGAGACGAGGTCATCTTCTTGATGGTTTCTCGTGCAATTTTAATATTTGATATAAGCAGTGATGCTTGTTTTGCGGTCATTTATCCTCCGATTAATGATCTGACTAAGTATATTCCAATTTTACGCATTTTTCAATGTATCTTTACATAATTATCTGTTTTAATTCTAATACAATGACGTAAATAAGCAACAAATATCCCTAACTGTCATGACTATAATGCTCGAATATCCTCAACAATTTCGGGGAAGGTGGGTTGGTCAAAGTGCTTTCGGTCATCAAAAACCCTAAGCGTTGCTTGTAGCAACTCCTTAACGTAATCTTTGCAATTTGAAAATGGCACAACTTTGTCATCTTTACTTTGATAAATAAATATCGTTTTAACCTGTTTGGCCAGGCCGTCTAGCGATTTGATTATATTAAAATCGACTAGCGGGTGTTTGGTTGGCGTGTTGTAAGGCGCGGCGACCAAGTAAACCGCCTTAATTTTTCTTGAGCTAACATTTTCTGATAGATATTTAGCGGTGAATATTCCACCCAGTGAGTGCCCAATTATAATTACGTTGTCATCTAGTAATGGAATAATTTTTTCGAACATAATTTTCCATTCGGCGTATCGCGCATTTCGAGCGTTGGGCATTTTTGGAATTAAAACTTGGTAGTTGCCACCTAGTGCATCTGCCAAATTGTCCTTCCAGCTTTTTGCCACCATTTTTTCAAGTGTGACCTCTCTGTTTTTTAGGTTTTGAATATATTCCTCGTGCGTTTCAAACGCATTCCCACCATTTATCACTAATATTTGCTGTGTCATTTTACTTCCTTTCAGATGGATTTATTAATCCCATTTGGATTTCGTCTTGATATTTTTGATCATAAAACACTTGTTCCTTAAGCACGCCTTCTACCTCAAACCCAAGCGATTTGTACAGATTGATCGCTGGGAGGTTGTAGCTGTACACCGCTAGGAATATTTTGTGTAGTTTGAGCTTTTCAAAACCGTATTTGATGATGTATTCGCAGGCTTTTCTGCCAATACCAAGCCCTCTGTATTCATCTTCACCAATCATGATGAATAGTTCGGCGTGTTTATCTACCGGATTTTGGCCGGTTAATCCAACTAGACCAACCGGAATGCCGTTGGCCTTGACGGTGAAGCGTTTGTCATATTTATTTTTTTGATAGCGGTTGAACCATCTTACGTTGTCTTTGTGGGTTACGCCGTTTCTAATTTGCCACCCTAAGTTGGCTTTGACTTTGGGATTTTGTATCCATTTGGTTCGTAGTTTGATGTCTTCTAGCTTTAGCGGGCTAAAAGTTATTTTTAATTGCTCTGGCATTTTTATTCCTTATCTTTAATTTCTTTCTTCTTTGGCAAATAGTTCTCGTTAGTAATTACTTTTTTACCGGTTTCTTGTTCTAGCTCAATTCTAGCATTTTTGGCGATACCACCGCCTTTTATACCAGCAATTTTATTTGGCTCAAATCCAGTGGCTTTATCTGTTTCGGCTATCTTACGGGTAGATAGCTCTGCCAGCGCGGTGAAAATTAGCTCGGCTTCAGACATATGATCACGCAGATTTTGTTTTGAAAGTCCTTTAATTTGTTTGTGTTTACCAACAGTTAGCCCGCTCCATTCTTGATGAATCACATTTGTTAGAATAGCAAATTCGCTTTGCTCTTCTATTCCATTATTTTTCCAGTAATCGGTTAGTTTATTTCTAGTTTCTTGCCCCATCATCCTTTGTTGAATCCATTTTTCACTCCGACCGAATCGTTGCCAGTTTTCTCTAGCGCGATTTATCGCTTTTTCCGGATCTTGAATTTCTTGGATTCTCTCGTAGCCAACTTTAGACAACCAGAGCTTAAACGGTTCTGCTTTAGGTGATGGGATCGACTGAATAATACGCAGAATAGCCTGGGTTGTGGCGCAATCCGTCAAGTATTTTTTTCCATCTGACGATTCTAGTTTCAGTTGTCGACAAAGTGTCGACAACTCTACACCATCCTCTGAATTTACACGGATTTTCATTTTGAACCAATAGTCTCGCGCATTAACACTGTTAGTTAGCGTCTCGACTACGTCAACCACTGAGAAATACCATACCGATTCCTTACTATCCCAGACTCGTCTAATTTTCTTGCCTTCGAATAACGCTATTTCAAGATCGGTCATTTTGTCTCCAGTCTATATATTATACACATCTATTATAATATCATTTGCGTAAAACTACCATACAAATACCGAATCGTCCGACAGACGTCCCCGACATTATATTCGGGGATCCAGAAATAGACTTTTTCATAGACTGCCCCGAAGCGCGTTCGGGGTGGCTGGCGCCAGATTCTAGACGAAGTCTACCCCGTGCTGTGCCACGGGGCGGGAATGACACGAGGAGTGCCCGGGATAACATAAATTGATAAAGAAAAGGCCCCGGGCACGGATGTGCTGGGGCCTTCTTGGGGCGGGTAGGTTACGTGGACATCTCCGTCTACGACGGCCTAGTGCGTCTCCAACGCCGACGCGGGGTCGGTCTGGCCGCCCAGGTTGCCTGTGCCAGGCGCGCCTCCAGCGAAACCAAGCTGATCGGTTGCGACTGGCGGGTCGTCGGGCTCGGGTTCGCCGGTAGGGACCTCGTGGGTCAGACCGAAGATCTCCTCGAGCGTGTCGCCGGTTCCAGGCTCTTTGGGCTTGGGTTCGGGCTCGCCGGTCTCGGGCTCGGCCTTCTTGACGACCTCGTAGCCGAGTGTTCCCAGCGTGAAGGCCAGTGCGTCAATGCCCGACTTGATGCACTCGGGAACCACGCGCTCGGTGGTCCCATCCGCATTGACGATCAGACTGACGCTGCAGCCGGCGCCCTGCATCACCCACAGCCCGATCTGCTTGACCACTTCCTCGGCGGCCTTCGCGTTGCCGAAGTCGCCAACCGGATACTGCGTCTCGGTCACGTCGCCGCACGCCACCTCGGGAATAACGGCGTACACCACACCCCCTACTGCGACGGCCCGAACGACCTGGCGTACGTCAGCCACCAACCTTGGTGCGATCAAGTACGGCATGTGCTTCCTCCCTGTGGAGTAACTCACAGATGTTTGTGAGCCAAGCCTGCTATTGGCTTGGGTTAGACAAGAAATACTTCTTTTCTAACCTAAACCTTAAGTAAAACTATTATTATATTGTTCAGTTTCTAAACTGGATGTATTTTAGTAATTATTTATAGTTTTGTCAATACTTATTTATATTTTATGTGATGGGGTCGATGGTTTTTGCATATTCCAAAGCACGGTAGTAATGAAAACGGCCGGGGCGCGGATGCGCCCCGACCGATTGTCAGGCTTGGTGCCGGCTACATGCCGGCGGAGGCCTCAGCGTGTGAGTTGCCTCTGACGTTCACCTGCATCGTGAACGTCACAACGGTACCGCTGGTGTAGATATACACGTCAGCGGTACTTCCATCCAGGTACGAGTGTACCGCCGGGGTGGTGTACCCCGCGGCTAGCGCAACCCCAGCGCCCATGCATCCAGACGACGCGAATCCGTCATCGGCCTGGATGTTGCCCGAGCACCGACCACTTGCCGTGACATGGAGCGGCATTGGCGTGCCGGTGCCAATCCAGTACCACGTGGTGGTCGATCGGGCCGTGGCCACAGCAGACGACAAGTTTGGGAAGTACCCCTCTGCGTAGAGGGTGTTCCCGCTGACCCAGACGTCAGCGAACTCCTTCGACTGGCTGGTGATGACCAGCCCGCTCGGGACGCATGTCCAGAAACCGGTTGGCAGACCACCGCCAGACGCCTTAGCCGACGGGACAACAATCTGCCCCGTTGCCATCAGAAGTGCTACAACCAGTGGATACATCTACGTCCTCCGTAGGGTTTTTGTACTGCATCCAGGCGTACACGGCATATATTAGCATAAGTTTTTAATTTTGTCAACATTTTTGCAACAAAAAGGGCCGAGGCGCAGATGCGCCCCGGCCATTCGGGCTATGTTAGCTCGCGGTCAGAGTGAACAGGGATGTGCCCTCGGTGAAGTAGGCGGCGTCCGCAATATCCAACATCAGTAGCTGATCGCCACCACCCCTCACAACCACCACCCCCTCGTTCTGTCCTTTGGCTTGATTGGCTACAACGCGGGTTCCGGGCAGAATCACCTTGGCGTCTGCCGGAATAACGACGCCGGTGACGTAGCACCTGACAAACCAAAGGAATTCCAGTAGCCCACCGGGGATGACGCGTTT is part of the Patescibacteria group bacterium genome and encodes:
- a CDS encoding site-specific DNA-methyltransferase — translated: MTNNKQKLELTWIGKNNPEYDIANIEPRILEENPELSNCANDPNTENMIIHGDNLLALKALLPEYEGKIKCIYIDPPYNTGNAFEYYDDSVEHSTWLSLMKPRLELLRMLLKEDGIIFIQIDDVEQPYLRVLMDEVFGRNNFINTISVNSKVSAGASGGGEDIRLKKNIEYILVYCKETNSFLPFEPVYKETELMSYIARMKDDEKSFKYTSVLYKIDNVVPYKIIKDGSGDDIVISEVKSYDIKSVKQIAQLEGISENEVYIKYFDKIITTTNAQTSIRTRVWDATDSENNMFIASYSPKSGRNKDNKIDIIFMGKQKVLVIWLKDTATLLKGKIYKKEKIGTYWDGFSWINVTKEGGVLFPNGKKPESLLQRIIRMSTNEDDIVLDSFLGSGTTCAVAHKMRRRYLGIEMGDHAFTHCKVRLDKVISGLDQGGISKTLEWQGGGAYKFYELAPSFIIKDEFGNPIIDDYYNDTKLIKAMCKLMNFTYQPSQTEYWKHGMGQGKNYLYVTTQLLTCGMVQQIVGHLSDGESLIICPKKFEPGAEKIDSRITIKKIPQSVLKACHFGKKEYLLPIKETAMEELENDEESD
- a CDS encoding alpha/beta hydrolase, encoding MTQQILVINGGNAFETHEEYIQNLKNREVTLEKMVAKSWKDNLADALGGNYQVLIPKMPNARNARYAEWKIMFEKIIPLLDDNVIIIGHSLGGIFTAKYLSENVSSRKIKAVYLVAAPYNTPTKHPLVDFNIIKSLDGLAKQVKTIFIYQSKDDKVVPFSNCKDYVKELLQATLRVFDDRKHFDQPTFPEIVEDIRAL
- a CDS encoding GNAT family protein, which gives rise to MPEQLKITFSPLKLEDIKLRTKWIQNPKVKANLGWQIRNGVTHKDNVRWFNRYQKNKYDKRFTVKANGIPVGLVGLTGQNPVDKHAELFIMIGEDEYRGLGIGRKACEYIIKYGFEKLKLHKIFLAVYSYNLPAINLYKSLGFEVEGVLKEQVFYDQKYQDEIQMGLINPSERK
- a CDS encoding Fic family protein encodes the protein MQSRPKDEEDLERKAAAGVIHAAGFVRKYARSDKKINLETVNAIHKEIWKNIWPEIAGQFRTEEVKISGSKHLPPHPTKIPGLMKQADAELISKINNIGPECKGLIIGFDEISNELVECIDKVVTVAAWIHHKITFIHPFFEGNGRTARLAANLILERYGLVGISVKIEKENKNAYRKALAQIDNNSDYEPLKKLIYEGLNERYNGVPMKYYPATHKKPKAL
- a CDS encoding SNF2-related protein encodes the protein MKLTDYHAKYFAYELTKRSPSNSLEKLSSTLSNAQVDLNPHQIEAALFAFKSPLSKGAILADEVGLGKTIEAGLVLSQKWAERKRKILLIVPSSLRKQWNSELQEKFFLPSLILETKSFNQIIKAGNLNPFSQEDAIVICSYHFAKGKSAYIRQTTFDLVVIDEAHRLRNVYKTSNKIAREIKDAIQEYPKLLLTATPLQNSLLELYGLTSIIDDHIFGDLESFKANYAKVSREQDIYDGELGLVEPKQEMFADLRARLRPICIRTLRRQVLEYINFRDRKPITQDYVPTDQEIELYDGMSEYLQRPKLYALPYSQRQLMTLILRKLLASSSFAIASTLNGLVYKLEKLEEEIREESKTINDELPFDLAENYEALADTADEWIDDEEDEPEGKGKAKKKYTLEDIPHIKTEKKDLEKFRDLAKAIFKNSKGESLLIALEKGFEMTATLGAQKKAVIFTESTITQKYLWDLLSDIGYKDKILLFNGSNNDQKSKDIYAEWLKKNADSDKITGSKTADLRAALVDYFKSDAEIMIATEAAAEGINLQFCSLVINYDLPWNPQRIEQRIGRCHRYGQKHDVVVVNFVNRKNAADQRVYELLDQKFKLFKGVFGASDEVLGSIESGVDFEKRIAAIYQSCRTEVEINTAFDALQTEMDESIQEGMRGAKEKLLENFDADVHEKLKINLRESKAFLETYEKWLWDVSQHYLGNRAIYADGEYSFTLKNNPFPGEDIEEGPYKIGKNIDDAHIYRPGHPLAEHILREVKAINLPSAELVFDYSNHGQIITPVSELVGTSGYLQVSELTIGSFETEDNLILTALTDDGTQIDEDVAKKLFSLKAEVAQNNVVTVNAEVQQLEQEKVNGLTIDIAERNGEFFEDEVDKLDKWAEDMKKSLEIELKRLDIDIKTMKTNAKKVLNLAEKVKLQREIKDTEKKRNNMRMKLYQSQDEVETKKEGLLERVEAQLKQKTTLTPLFSIRFKVI
- a CDS encoding Bro-N domain-containing protein; this translates as MTDLEIALFEGKKIRRVWDSKESVWYFSVVDVVETLTNSVNARDYWFKMKIRVNSEDGVELSTLCRQLKLESSDGKKYLTDCATTQAILRIIQSIPSPKAEPFKLWLSKVGYERIQEIQDPEKAINRARENWQRFGRSEKWIQQRMMGQETRNKLTDYWKNNGIEEQSEFAILTNVIHQEWSGLTVGKHKQIKGLSKQNLRDHMSEAELIFTALAELSTRKIAETDKATGFEPNKIAGIKGGGIAKNARIELEQETGKKVITNENYLPKKKEIKDKE